Below is a genomic region from Anaerolineae bacterium.
AACATAGGCAACAGGAAGCATGGGGCAGGTGCCTCCCTTAAGCGATCAAAATAGCAGATCTTATTCAGACTGACGATCAGGGGTGATGATATAACTGGAACTCGTCTGGACGCTCTTCGTCTCGGCTTCGACCTCGGCAGCCAGATCACTGACTGTCTCGGCTAGGTGAGCAGCCATCTCACGGCCACGTTCGTAACCCAGGATGGCCAGCTTCATGGTGCGCTTGATCACGGGACGAGCAATGGGTGCTAAAGAGTGTAGGCCATCCCGTGCTAACCAGCTTATCACAACTCCGATGACAACACCCGCAAGGATGTTCCTTCCGTTTTCAAAATTCATATAGATCACCCTTTTGATAAGGAAAGATTAACAAGAAGTTGGACAAATTTTAACACAGCGATAAAATCCCGTTAACTTTTCTATCCTAATTTACTATTGACTATGTAGTGGCTAAACTCTACTGAGAAAATCGGTTTGTTTATATGTTTACCGCATCACCATATCTGCATGTTACGAATGGTCGCTTACGGGTCAAGGTGCTGTCCATTAAGGGCTCTCGGAAAGAGGCAGACACCCTTAAACGACTCTTACAACAACGTCCGGGCGTCCTTTCGGTCGAAGCTAACCCCATTACAGCCAACGTCCTCATACTCTTTGATGAGAGGATCACCAACGCAAATGCCATTCTGCAATATTTAGTTGACAAAGGTTATTTATCAACTCCAGCCACCCCAAGCCAGACCTCTTGGCGTGCTAACGGAAGATTGCCAGCATCAACGGGCCATGTGATAGCGAACTCACTGTTTGAAATGGCAGTTGAAGTCGCTGTACAAGCTGCTGTTAGGCAGTTAATCGGAGCGCTCATCAAGGCCATTTAAAAAGTTTGGAAAGCACGCCAAAGTCTTAGCTCATGAGGTAATCTCACCAAGCGAACACAGA
It encodes:
- a CDS encoding DUF5132 domain-containing protein, with product MNFENGRNILAGVVIGVVISWLARDGLHSLAPIARPVIKRTMKLAILGYERGREMAAHLAETVSDLAAEVEAETKSVQTSSSYIITPDRQSE